A genomic window from Vanessa cardui chromosome Z, ilVanCard2.1, whole genome shotgun sequence includes:
- the LOC124543184 gene encoding protein henna, translating to MEVLSKSQEVLSTSPADTPKLMHGGNYIAEGRDSNKSTWLLFSPETPDEAGSLARFLSIFSTHGVNLSHIESRSSARRPGYEFMVECEHGSGDFGAVLAELRESTGYLNIISRNYKDNRSAVPWFPRRIRDLDRFANQILSYGAELDADHPGFTDPEYRARRKYFADIAFNYKHGQPLPHVNYTKDEIATWGVVFRKLTELYPTHACKEHNHVFPLLIENCGYREDNIPQLEDVSNFLKDCTGFTLRPVAGLLSSRDFLAGLAFRVFHSTQYIRHHSRPLYTPEPDVCHELLGHAPLFADPAFAQFSQEIGLASLGAPDDYIEKLATCFWFTVEFGLCRQEGQLKAYGAGLLSSFGELQYCLSDKPELKEFEPQITGTQKYPITEYQPVYFVANSFENAKEKMIKFAQTIPRDFGVRYNPYTQSIDILDSPRQMRDLFKHIHQEMELLVGTMDKL from the exons ATGGAAGTGCTGTCTAAGAGCCAGGAAGTCTTGTCTACTTCGCCGGCAGAtacg CCAAAACTAATGCACGGAGGCAATTACATAGCTGAAGGCCGTGACTCAAACAAATCGACATGGCTCCTTTTCTCTCCTGAAACCCCTGACGAAGCTGGGTCCTTGGCGAGATTTCTGAGTATTTTTTCCACCCATGGTGTGAATCTTAGCCACATCGAGTCCCGCTCGTCAGCAAGAAGGCCCGGATATGAGTTCATGGTGGAATGTGAACACGGCTCTGGTGACTTTGGTGCTGTTCTGGCGGAGCTAAGAGAGAGCACtggatatttgaatataatttccaGAAACTACAAGGACAATAGAT CTGCCGTACCGTGGTTCCCGAGACGTATCCGCGATTTAGACAGATTTGCGAACCAGATCCTATCCTACGGCGCTGAGCTCGACGCAGATCATCCTGGTTTTACTGACCCCGAGTACAGGGCTCGAAGAAAATACTTCGCCGATATTGCCTTTAACTACAAGCACGGCCAGCCGCTACCACATGTGAACTACACTAAAGATGAAATCGCAACATGGGGAGTTGTGTTTAGAAAACTCACGGAATTGTATCCAACCCACGCTTGCAAGGAGCACAATCACGTGTTTCCTTTATTGATCGAAAATTGTGGATACAGAGAGGACAATATCCCGCAACTTGAAGATGTTTCAAATTTCCTTAAAG ATTGCACAGGATTTACACTACGCCCAGTAGCAGGCCTACTATCGTCCAgagattttcttgccggtttggCGTTCCGAGTGTTCCACAGCACTCAGTACATTAGGCACCATTCACGTCCCCTCTACACTCCGGAGCCAGACGTATGCCACGAATTGCTGGGACATGCTCCATTATTCGCCGATCCAGCATTTGCACAGTTTTCCCAGGAAATAGGTCTTGCCTCTCTGGGAGCTCCAGACgattatattgaaaaacttgCAACG TGCTTTTGGTTTACCGTGGAATTCGGTTTATGCCGCCAAGAAGGACAACTTAAAGCTTATGGTGCTGGACTATTGTCTTCATTTGGTGAGCTGCAGTACTGCCTTTCTGATAAGCCCGAGCTAAAGGAATTTGAGCCACAAATCACCGGCACCCAAAAGTACCCAATCACTGAGTATCAACCTGTATACTTTGTGGCCAACAGCTTCGAAAACGCTAAAGAGAAAATGAT aaaattcgCTCAGACGATTCCCCGCGACTTCGGCGTCAGGTATAATCCATACACGCAAAGTATTGACATACTCGACTCGCCCAGGCAGATGAGAGACCTCTTCAAGCACATACACCAGGAAATGGAGCTCCTTGTTGGTACAATGGACAAATTGTAG
- the LOC124543232 gene encoding ATP synthase subunit gamma, mitochondrial-like translates to MVQLKQVSLRLKSVKNIQKITKTMKMVSASKFTKAERELVSARPFGYGPQKFYESSHLIAKVGKKDDKTKADAPAETPPEGVEGKDEKKVKRIYVAVTSDRGLCGGVHTGVARRIRRSLTTRSADAVANRLVCVGDKSRAMLRRQYSENMLINVKDIGRIAPVFKDASTIAAAIVQSGYMYDIGEIYYNKYFSPVKYEMTIIPFFTKSKIEAAPNMNAFDDVEDDQLESYSEWTFAALLFYALKESAASEQSARMAAMDNATKNADDMIRKLTLLFNRTRQAVITRELIEIISGAAAL, encoded by the exons ATGGTACAACTCAAACAAGTGTCGCTTCGGCTGAAATCGGTGAAAAACATACAGAAGATTACGAAGACAATGAAGATGGTTTCAGCTAGCaa GTTCACAAAAGCTGAACGTGAGCTTGTGTCGGCACGACCATTTGGTTACGGACCTCAGAAGTTTTACGAGTCAAGTCATTTAATTGCTAAAGTAGGCAAGAAAGATGACAAGACAAAGGCGGACGCACCAGCCGAGACACCTCCTGAGGGCGTCGAGGGCAAGGATGAGAAGAAAGTCAAAAGGATATACGTAGCTGTCACATCGGATAGAG GTTTATGTGGCGGTGTACACACGGGCGTGGCACGTAGAATCCGACGCAGCCTGACGACTCGCAGCGCGGATGCTGTGGCGAACAGGCTCGTCTGTGTTGGAGACAAGTCACGAGCTATGCTCAGGAGACAATACAGCGAAAATATGCTCATAAATGTCAAAGAT ATAGGTCGCATAGCTCCCGTTTTCAAAGACGCTTCGACCATTGCGGCCGCCATCGTGCAGTCAGGATACATGTACGATATAGGCGAGATATACTACAATAAATACTTCAGCCCTGTCAAATACGAGATGACCATTATACCCTTCTTCACGAAGAGTAAAATAGAG GCAGCACCAAACATGAACGCTTTTGACGACGTAGAGGATGATCAGCTGGAGTCGTACTCTGAGTGGACATTTGCTGCCTTACTCTTCTACGCACTGAAGGAATCCGCCGCTTCTGAACAGTCGGCGCGAATGGCGGCCATGGACAATGCGACCAAGAATGCCGACGATATGATCAGAAAGCTCACTCTACTATTCAATAGGACGCGCCAAGCTGTCATCACGAGGGaacttattgaaattatatctgGAGCAGCTGCTTTGTAG
- the LOC124543115 gene encoding LIM/homeobox protein Awh, whose amino-acid sequence MKTEHRTCCACGEPIADRFLLEVGGGAWHTGCLRCCVCAVQLDRHPSCFLRDRQVYCKQDYAKSFGAKCSKCCRGISSSDWVRKAREQVYHLACFACDACGRQLSTGEQFALHEDRVLCKPHYLETLDGGSISSDDGCDSEGYHKSKAKRVRTTFTEEQLQVLQANFQLDSNPDGQDLERIAQVTGLSKRVTQVWFQNSRARQKKHQHTGKGKQSQAMSRDSDPVGFGRPINLHLTYSFQNKPPFVPIDGTSFTDSSMDELSEDSSIHCMQSEV is encoded by the exons ACGGAGCACCGCACTTGCTGCGCGTGCGGCGAGCCTATAGCGGACCGCTTCCTGCTAGAAGTGGGCGGCGGTGCGTGGCACACGGGCTGCCTGCGCTGCTGCGTGTGCGCAGTGCAGCTCGACAGACATCCCTCCTGCTTCCTGCGGGACAGGCAGGTCTACTGCAAACAGGACTATGCCAA GAGTTTTGGCGCCAAGTGCTCCAAATGTTGCCGTGGAATATCCTCATCTGACTGGGTGCGCAAGGCCCGGGAGCAAGTGTACCACCTGGCTTGCTTCGCCTGCGACGCTTGTGGTCGGCAGCTCTCTACTGGAGAGCAGTTTGCCCTTCACGAAGACCGAGTGCTGTGCAAACCACATTATCTAGAGACGCTAGACGGAGGATCTATTTCGTCTGATG ATGGTTGCGACTCAGAAGGTTATCACAAGAGTAAGGCGAAACGGGTTAGAACGACATTCACAGAAGAACAGCTGCAAGTATTACAAGCAAACTTCCAGCTGGATTCCAACCCAGACGGCCAAGACCTGGAGAGGATAGCACAAGTCACTGGGTTAAGTAAAAGAGTCACGCAAGTGTGGTTCCAGAATAGTCGTGCTCGTCAAAAGAAGCACCAACATACGGGAAAGGGCAAACAAAGTCAAG CGATGTCAAGAGACTCGGATCCGGTGGGGTTTGGCCGGCCTATCAACCTCCACCTTACTTATTCCTTTCAGAACAAGCCGCCTTTTGTTCCAATAG ATGGAACTTCTTTCACGGACTCTTCAATGGATGAACTCTCAGAAGATTCATCGATCCACTGTATGCAGAGTGAAGTCTAG